The genomic window CccggttcgtggactattactcgctgttttgtggtcccaaatcgatttccatggttgtcaaaccccaaggtgcgtttacgtgtcggtcatcaacactcacagttttggtcgattctggcctgtttcgtggactattactcactgttttgggctcccTGAGtcgtttccatgattaacgaacaccgggatgcgtttacatgtcgatcatcaacactcacattattggcgattctggcccgtttcgtggactattactaactgttttggggtcccggagtatttttttcatgattaacgaaccccggggtgcctttacgtgtcggtcatcagcactcacagtttttgccaattctgacacgttccatgcactattactcaccgtttggggtcccaaagcgatttccatagttgttgattcccaaggtgtgcttatgtgtcggtcatcaacactcacggttttggccaattctggcccatttcttggactattactaacttttgggggtcccggagtgattgtcacgattaacgaaccccggggtgcgtttacgtgtcggacatcaacactcacagttttgaccgattctggccagtttcatggactactactcgccattttggggtcccaaagtgatttccatggttgtcgaacccccaggggcacttacgtgtcggtcatcaacactcacagttttggccgattctggcccgtttcatggactattactcacatttttgggctcccggagtgatttccacgattaacgaaccccgggtgcgtttacgggTCGATCaccaacactcactgttttggccgattctagcccgtttcgtactgtgttggggtctcggagtgatttccacgattaacgatccccgggttgtgtttacatgtcgatcatcaacactcgtggtttttgatgTTTCGGACccggttcgtggactattactcacatttttgggctCCCGNNNNNNNNNNNNNNNNNNNNNNNNNNNNNNNNNNNNNNNNNNNNNNNNNNNNNNNNNNNNNNNNNNNNNNNNNNNNNNNNNNNNNNNNNNNNNNNNNNNNNNNNNNNNNNNNNNNNNNNNNNNNNNNNNNNNNNNNNNNNNNNNNNNNNNNNNNNNNNNNCCCAGGTGCGTTTAAGGGccgatcatcaacactcactgttttggccgattctggcccgtttcatactgtgttggggtcccggagtgatttccacgattaacgatccccgcgTTGtgtttacatgtcgatcatcaacactcgtggtttttgatgTTTCGAACCcggttcatggactattactcgccgttttgtggtaccaaagcgatttccatggctgtcaaaccccaaggtgcgttgATGTGTCGGTCagccacactcacagttttggtcgattctggcctgtttcgtggacaattactcactgtttgggctcccggggtgatttccatgactaacgaacaccggggcgcgtttacatgtcggtcatcaacactcacatgtttggccgattctggcccgttttgtggaatattactcactgttttgcggtcccggagtattttttcatgattaacgaaccccggggtgcctttacgtgtcggtcatcaactctcattgTTTTTCCCAACTCTGacacgtttcgtgcactattactcagcgttttggggtcccgaagcgactTCCATAGTAGTTgatccccaaggtgcgcttacgtgtcggtcatcaacactcgcggttttgcccgattctggcccgtttcttgaactattactcactttttagggtcccggagtgattttcacgattaacgatccccaggTTGtgtttacatgtcgatcatcaacactcgtggtttttgatgTTTCGGACCCGgtttgtggactactactcacatTTTTGcgctcccggagtgatttccacgattaatgaaccctgggtgcgtttacgggtcgatcatcaacactcactgttttggccgattctggcccgtttcatactgcgttggggtcccggagtgatttccacaattaacgatccccgggttgtgtttacatgtcgatcatcaacactcgtggtttttgatgTTTCGGACccggttcgtggactattactcgctgttttgtggtcccaaatcgatttccatggttgtcaaaccccaaggtgcgtttacgtgtcggtcatcaacactcactgttttggtcgattctagcctgtttcgtggactattactcactgttttgggctcccgagtgatttccaagattaacgaacaccggggtgcgtttacatgtcggtcatcaacactcgcatgtttggcgattttggcccgtttcgtggactattactcactcttttggggtcccggagtattttttttcatgattaatgaaccctggggtgcctttatgtgtcggtcatcaacactcactgtttttgccaattctgacacgtttcgtgcactattactcaccgtttggggtcctgaagcgatttccatagttgttgatccccaaggtgcgcttacgtgtcggtcacaacactcgcggttttggccgattctggcccgtttcttggactattaatcacttttgggggtcccggagtgattttcatgattaacgaaccccagggtgcgtttacgtgtcggacatcaacactcacagttttgaccgattctggcctgtttcatggactactactcgccgttttggggtcccaaagtgatttccatggttgtcgaacccccaggggcacttacgtgtcggtcatcaacactcacagttttggccgattctggcccgtttcatggactattactcacattattgggctcccggagtgatttccacgattaacgaaccccgggtgcgtttacgggTCGATCACCAACACTCACTGTTTTGACCGATTNNNNNNNNNNNNNNNNNNNNNNNNNNNNNNNNNNNNNNNNNNNNNNNNNNNNNNNNNNNNNNNNNNNNNNNNNNNNNNNNNNNNNNNNNNNNNNNNNNNNNNNNNNNNNNNNNNNNNNNNNNNNNNNNNNNNNNNNNNNNNNNNNNNNNNNNNNNNNNNNNNNNNNNNNNNNNNNNNNNNNNNNNNNNNNNNNNNNNNNNNNNNNNNNNNNNNNNNNNNNNNNNNNNNNNNNNNNNNNNNNNNNNNNNNNNNNNNNNNNNNNNNNNNNNNNNNNNNNNNNNNNNNNNNNNNNNNNNNNNNNNNNNNNNNNNNNNNNNNNNNNNNNNNNNNNNNNNNNNNNNNNNNNNNNNNNNNNNNNNNNNNNNNNNNNNNNNNNNNNNNNNNNNNNNNNNNNNNNNNNNNNNNNNNNNNNNNGggtcaatcatcaacactcactgttttggccgattctggcccgtttcatactgtgttggggtcctggagtgatttccacgattaacgatccccgggttgtgtttacatgtcgatcatcaacactcgtggtttttgatgTTTCGGACccggttcgtggactattacttgccGTTTTGTggtaccaaagcgatttccatggttgtcaaaccccaaggtgcgttgaggtgtcggtcatcaacactcacagttttggtcgattctggcctgtttcgtggactattactcactgttttgggctcccggggtgatttccatgattaacgaacaccggggtgcgtttacatgtcggtcatcaacactcacatgtttggccgattctggcccgtttcgtggactattactcactgttttgtggtcccggagtatcatttcatgattaacgaaccccgggtgcctttacgtgtcggtcgtcaacactcattgtttttgCCAACTCTGacacgtttcgtgcactattactcaccgttttggggtcccgaagcgatttccatagttgttgatccccaaggtgcgcttacgtgtcggtcatcaacactcgtggtttaagacgattctggcctgtttcttgaaCTGTACCTcactttttggggtcccggagtgattttcacgattaacgaaccatggggtgcgtttacgtgtcggtcatcaacactcactgttttgaccgattctgtcctgtttcatggactattactcgccgttttggggtcccaaagcgatttccatggttgtggaaccccaaggtgcacttacgtgtcggtcatcaacactcacagttttggccgattctggctcgtttcgtggattactactcacagttttgggctcacagagtgattttcacgattaacgaaccccggatgCGTTTACGGgtatgtcatcaacactcactgttttggccgattctggcccgtttcgtactgtgttggggtcccggagtgatttccacgattaatgaaccccaaggtgtgtttacgtgtcgatcatcaacactcacacttttgaCCCATttttggcctgtttcatggactattactaaacatttttgggtcccgaagcgatttccatggctgtcgaaccccaaggtttgcttatgtgtcggtcatcgacactcacagtttcggccgattctagcccgtttcgtggactattactcactgttttgttgtcccggattgattttcacgattaatgaaccccggggtgcgtttacgtgtctgtcatcaacactcacagttttgaccgattctggcctgtttcatgaactattactcaccgttttggggtcccaaagcgatttccatggttgttgaatcccaaggtgcacttacgtgtcggtcatcaacactcatagttttcgccgattctggcccgtttcatggactattactcacagttttgggctcccggagtgatttccatgattaccgaaccccagggtgtgtttacgggtcggtcatcaacactcactgttttggccgattctagcccgtttcctggactattactcagctttggggtcccgaagtgatttccacgattgacaaacctcggggtgtgtttacttgtcggtcatcaacactcacagttttgaccgattctggcctatttcatgGACAATTACAAGACAAAACAACACGATAACATCAAATTTATCAATCCAAAACATCAAATTATTACATAGTTCGTCACACAAATTGTTAATTATACAAATTATTTATCACACGATACAAAGAACAtaaagatgaaactagggatgttgTTCCCCACTCTTCTCTTTCCACCGTTATTACCACGCTTACCACTTGCGTGGTAGCGGATATGTATGGTAATATCGTCTCAGATTATGCGGGTGAGGTGAGCAATGGGTTGGATTGTAGGAGGCGCTTGAGGTCTTCGAATGTGGCCTTTGCATTTTCGCTCCAGTTGAACTCGTTGTTCTTGCGCAGGAATGGATAAAGCAGCAGGGCCTTTTTCCTGAGCCTGGATATGCACCACCTAAGGGTTGCCACACAACCCGCGAGCTTCTGCACCTCCAAATTGTTTCTGGAGGTTTGAGGTTAATGATTGCTTGTATCTCTCTGGGTTTGTTCGCATTTTACTCTTTTATCTATGTCAGGGACTGTCTCTTTTCAATTTGCTCCCAAGATCTCAAATATCCAACAAGTTGGCGCTTAATATGCTATTATGCCCTTCTCCCTTGAATTTTACAGTATGAAAGCCAGTTCATGTCACATGAATTTTGCCTTCTATCTATACAACATTGTGTATTCTTGATGCAGCACAGTAGAAAGTCCATGCCCTGGAGTTTTAGATCTAGTGCGTAAATCATTCGTCAATTCAGTGCGATAAAATGGCAATCCCTCTGGAGAAGCTCTACACCGTGGACGAGAGTACGTTTTTATCTTTCTAGCTTTTCAGCCTCAAAATGCAAGGCTCAGTTAATGGTAACTCTGGCTGAAACAAATAAGAGAGTAGGAACATGATTCATGAAGAGCTCAGTTATAATTACAATTACAAAAGCTAGCTAGTTCATGGTTCCATCACTCGGTCACAAGAAAATATATGTGACTTGATTGATAAGAAAAAGATATTTTATTTTTGTGTTATGACAACAGTTATGATTGTTGTTTAATTGTAGAGATAATGAAATAATAAATGGCAAGACACTGAGGAATATTTGATTTTGTTTGGAAGGTTATTGAGAAAAATCCTATGTCTATATGTTAGAATGTGATTTTACATATATTGTGTGATTTCTAAAAGAATTATTACGTATTATCTATGTGATTGAATTGAATCAATACGTGCCAAAGCAAGCACCAAAAGATCTCCTCCTTCAATGGGATTTGGTTTTTTAATGTAAGAAAATATTTTAGTGGGAGTGGGTGGTGGGAGGTGAGGCGAAAATAAACCAGTGGGAGACAGTGATGGAGGTGAGCTGAAAATCCAGCAGATCAGATCGGATCTGGATTCTGGAGTAGCTAGGACAGTAACTCGACCGGATCCTTACTGATTGATTGTAACTGGATTAAATCCTTTTAATGTAGTATAATAATAAAAATGATATGACGGTTAATGTAGTATAATGAGTCTTGTCGTTAAAAAGGAAGGGAAATGCACTCGACTCCAGCCTCACCACTTCCGTCCGTCTGATCCTAGAGCACACATAGCCGGTCTGCCTCCGGACGGCCATGAGCAGCGCCATGAAGCTGCAGGAGAGGGTCAGCGTGCCGAGGACGGCATGGAAGCTAGCCGACATCTTCATCCTCTGCCTCCTCTTCGCCCTCCTGTCCTGCCGTGTGGCGTCGCTGCGAGAGGGCGGCGCCTCGGTAGCCGCGCTTGTCTGCGAGGCGTGGTTCACCTTTGTGTGgatcatcaacatgaacatcaagTGGAACCCCGTTCGGTTTAACACGTACCCTGAAAACCTCTCACAAAGGTGACTAGTTGCCTTAATTTTATCTTATGCCTTAAGTTGCTACAAATTCCTAGTACTTTGTAACTGGTTCAGCTGAGGATTGCTAGGACGGACGAGCTCCCGGCGGTCGACATGCTAGTGACCACCGCGGACCCGGAGCTGGAGCCGCCGCTGATGACCGTGAACACCGTTCTCTCCTTGCTCGCCGTGGACTACCCGGACGTCGACAAGCTCGCGTGCTACGTCTCCGACGACGGCTGCTCGCCGGTAACGTGCTACGCGCTGCGCGAGGCCGCCGGGTTCGCCAGGCTGTGGGTGCCCTTCTGCAAGAGGCACGGCGTGGGAGTGAGGGCCCCTTTCATGTACTTCGCTTCCAGCAGACCAGAACCTGAGCTCGCCGGCGACTGGACCTTCATCAAGGTTAGCCTTCCATCTTTGTTCTATTGCACCCTGGCAGTTTCTTCCATTCAGTTCATTTATCCTCTCCGGCCGTTTGTGGTTGCAGAGTGAGTATGACAAGTTAGTCAGCCGGATCGAGAGCGCGGACGAGGGGTCTCTTCTCCGGCACGACGATGCCGCTGACTTCACcgagttcaaggaggccaagcgCGGGGACCATCCTGCCATCGTTAAGGTCATCACATACACCACGCCACAGCCACATGCCACATGGATTGGCACGTAACAAAATTAAATTTCTCTGCTAATGTGTTCTTCAGGTGCTTTGGGACAACAGCAAAAGCAGCAGGACAGGGTCAGGGGATGGTTTCCCAAATCTTGTGTACGTTTCAAGAGAGAAGACCCGCAAACATGACCACCACTATAAGGCCGGCGCCATGAATGTTCTGGTCAGTGGCCTTGTACTATTTGTACTAAATTTCTttccaaaatataagatgtttcgaCGAAAACGTCATATATTTTAGAACGGAGGTAGTACTTGATAAGTTGTCGATAAACCGACACCGTGCGATTCTTGCAGGCAAGGGTGTCTGCTGTGATGACAAACGCGCCCATCATACTGAACATGGACTGCGACATGTTCGTCAACAACCCACAGGTGGTCCTGCACGCCATGTGCCTCCTGCTGGGGTTCAACGACGAGACCTGCAGCGGCTTCGTCCAGGTGCCGCAGAGATTCTACGCCAAACTCAAGGACGATCCTTTCGGTAATCAGATCGAGGTTTTACGTGAGGTGCACACCATCAACTCGATCAACTAGAACATACATACCGTCTCCTCTAGTCTCTGtataaatcttttaaaaatcaacCAGTGGgaattttgaccaaatttatagaaaagcaTGTCCAGATCTGAAATGCCAAATGCATATTATTAGATACATCTGGACACATATTTTCCTGCTGCAATAATAACCTCATAAATATAGATATTTTTCTTCACAAAGTTGATCCAAGTTTAGGAAGTTTTTCCCACAGAAAAAGATAAGCAAGCATACTTGACTTTACGGAAAAATGTATACACACTACATTATGAAACAGGAGGAGTGGTATATTCTTCAATATGGTGAACCTTCTGTGTGGTTTACAAATGGAGTACTAACTATGGCTTTGGTGTGTTTAGAAACTTCTTGGTGGACTCTCTGGACTCCAGGGCATCTATTACCTTGGGACGGGCTGCTTTCACCGTAGGAAAATCATTTACGGTGTGGCACCACCTTCATTTGCGGCTGTCAAGCATGAAAGACAAGGTAAATTTACGCCATGCCCATGAGTGAAACGGTGTCAAATTGGATTGCCCATTGTGACTTGAACAATGCTCAACTTGGCCTCTCACATTAATCGTCAATCCTTTCTATTTTTGAAAAGAGGCTTGCTTGCACTCCGCCTCTCGCATAAAAAGTGATGCACACAACCACAATATATTACCAATTTTTGAGTTGCGAAATAGGAATAATATGGCCCACTGGCGAAAAACATCACATTCATCAAATGTTTGTAACCTACATTGCCAGGTTCACTGACTTACGAGGACCTGCGGACCAAGTTTGGGGCTTCAGTGGAACTGGCCGAGTCAGCCAGGAACATATATTCCCGAGAAATACCGCTAAAGCCAATGATCGACATATCGAGTCGCATCCAAGTGGCAAAACAAGTGTCTAGCTGCAACTATGAGACAGGCACACATTGGGGTCAGGAGGTATACACATGTACCAATTTCCGTTGCGACCTTTTTGCTACATACTATATTTTTCCTAGTTCTTTGTCAACCATTAATATTCATCCATTCCATGTATCTGCAGATTGGTTGGTCCTATGGGTCAATGGCAGAAGACATTTTAACCGGGCAGCGTATCCATTCAGCAGGCTGGAAATCCACGTCGCCGGACACTAACCCACCGGCATTCTTGGGATGCGCTCCTACAGGAGGACCAGCCAGCCTTACCCAGTATAAGAGATGGGCAACAGGACttctcgagatactcctcgggccGAATACCCCAATCATCGCCACCATCTTCAAGCGCCTCCAGTTCCGGCAGTACCTTGGATACCTAGTCTTCTACGT from Triticum aestivum cultivar Chinese Spring chromosome 3B, IWGSC CS RefSeq v2.1, whole genome shotgun sequence includes these protein-coding regions:
- the LOC123064201 gene encoding cellulose synthase-like protein H1, which translates into the protein MSSAMKLQERVSVPRTAWKLADIFILCLLFALLSCRVASLREGGASVAALVCEAWFTFVWIINMNIKWNPVRFNTYPENLSQRTDELPAVDMLVTTADPELEPPLMTVNTVLSLLAVDYPDVDKLACYVSDDGCSPVTCYALREAAGFARLWVPFCKRHGVGVRAPFMYFASSRPEPELAGDWTFIKSEYDKLVSRIESADEGSLLRHDDAADFTEFKEAKRGDHPAIVKVLWDNSKSSRTGSGDGFPNLVYVSREKTRKHDHHYKAGAMNVLARVSAVMTNAPIILNMDCDMFVNNPQVVLHAMCLLLGFNDETCSGFVQVPQRFYAKLKDDPFGNQIEVLREKLLGGLSGLQGIYYLGTGCFHRRKIIYGVAPPSFAAVKHERQGSLTYEDLRTKFGASVELAESARNIYSREIPLKPMIDISSRIQVAKQVSSCNYETGTHWGQEIGWSYGSMAEDILTGQRIHSAGWKSTSPDTNPPAFLGCAPTGGPASLTQYKRWATGLLEILLGPNTPIIATIFKRLQFRQYLGYLVFYVWSMRAPFELCYALLGPFCLFRNHSFLLKASNHGFSIQLALFLSYNIYNFVEYMECGLSARTWWNNMRMQRIVSLSSWLLAFLSVVLKTIGLSKTVFEVTRKDKSTSDGDPSTHETDLGWFTFDSSPVFIPMTAVAILNIVTIAIGVWRHAIFWMTTGNHDCQNIGEFLCCGLMILYFWPFIKGLVGRGRYGIPWNVKLKAWVIVVAFLYFCRGD